A single window of Oceanidesulfovibrio indonesiensis DNA harbors:
- a CDS encoding ABC transporter ATP-binding protein, whose amino-acid sequence MSKKGIVIPVSLLTVENLEVVYNDVVLVLKGLSLTAAEGEITALLGANGAGKSTTLKAVSGLLRNEDGEVTEGAVLFRGQKIHDKSPDRIVRQGIFQVMEGRRVFEDLNVEENLRCGAFTRPRGEFSESLETVYHYFPRLRERRKQLAGYMSGGEQQMLAIGRAIMARPTLLLLDEPSLGLAPLLVEEIFEIIHRLNDEQKVSILLVEQNARAALNIASRGYIMENGRIVLEGESKALLNNPDVQEFYLGLSHAGEKRSYRDVKHYRRRKRWLG is encoded by the coding sequence ATGTCGAAAAAAGGAATCGTGATTCCAGTGTCCCTGCTCACCGTGGAAAACCTCGAGGTCGTCTACAACGACGTGGTCCTCGTGCTCAAAGGCCTCTCGCTCACGGCCGCCGAAGGCGAGATAACCGCGCTGCTCGGAGCCAACGGCGCGGGCAAGTCCACCACGCTCAAGGCCGTCTCCGGGCTGCTGCGCAACGAGGACGGCGAGGTCACCGAAGGCGCCGTGCTCTTTCGCGGTCAGAAAATCCACGACAAGTCGCCGGACAGGATCGTGCGCCAGGGCATCTTCCAGGTCATGGAGGGCCGCCGGGTCTTCGAGGACCTGAATGTGGAGGAAAACCTGCGCTGCGGCGCGTTCACCCGGCCTCGAGGCGAGTTTTCCGAAAGCCTGGAAACGGTCTACCACTACTTCCCCCGGCTCCGGGAACGCCGCAAGCAGCTGGCCGGCTACATGTCCGGCGGCGAACAGCAGATGCTGGCCATCGGCCGCGCCATCATGGCCCGGCCCACGCTCCTGTTGCTGGACGAGCCATCCCTGGGCCTGGCGCCCTTGCTCGTGGAGGAAATCTTCGAGATCATCCACCGGCTCAACGACGAGCAGAAGGTGTCCATCCTCCTCGTGGAGCAGAACGCGAGAGCGGCCTTGAACATCGCCTCCAGGGGCTATATCATGGAAAACGGCCGCATCGTTCTGGAGGGCGAGTCCAAGGCGCTGCTGAACAACCCCGACGTCCAGGAGTTCTATCTGGGCCTGTCACACGCCGGGGAGAAGCGCAGCTACAGGGACGTGAAGCACTACCGCCGCCGCAAGCGCTGGCTCGGCTGA
- a CDS encoding tetratricopeptide repeat protein, with the protein MVDDNRDDGAGPEGGNSLKGIYSTQEKSAIGAGMTRRVSQRKRYWAVWEPVPGEDSYVVQSLNQNLIPTGSKRRVSSLEFKERFRLEPDFFVDVNADSVRHLWDPEPRESVRKGEPEPEPREPAGDSRRTIYDREERPPRRRREEPPQERRRDEPLFEDVDEPLRQPLDEEQLRVIEAERNARAGYGLGMSHLKRGNMDKAQELLRRVAVEDGHYIPEHKHMFNEFGVGLRKNQLLDLALLHMRRALSLAPYDEHIYHNMARLYYEKGDKAMAVKHLEKSLELNPEFKESMQFLKYLNKRAPKRKKKLRFKI; encoded by the coding sequence ATGGTGGACGACAACAGAGACGACGGCGCCGGTCCTGAGGGCGGAAATTCGCTCAAGGGAATCTACTCCACACAGGAGAAATCCGCCATCGGCGCGGGAATGACCCGCCGCGTCTCCCAGCGCAAGCGCTACTGGGCCGTCTGGGAGCCTGTCCCGGGCGAGGACTCATACGTAGTCCAGTCCCTCAACCAGAATCTCATCCCCACCGGCTCCAAGCGCCGTGTCTCCTCCCTGGAGTTCAAAGAGCGGTTCCGCCTGGAACCGGATTTCTTCGTGGACGTGAACGCGGACAGCGTCCGCCACCTCTGGGATCCTGAGCCCCGCGAGTCCGTGCGCAAAGGCGAACCGGAGCCCGAGCCCCGCGAGCCAGCGGGCGACAGTCGACGCACCATTTACGATCGGGAAGAGCGGCCGCCGCGTCGCCGGCGTGAAGAACCACCGCAGGAACGCCGCCGCGATGAGCCTTTGTTCGAAGATGTCGACGAGCCCCTGCGGCAACCGCTGGACGAGGAGCAGTTGCGGGTCATCGAGGCGGAACGGAACGCCCGGGCCGGCTACGGCCTGGGAATGAGCCACCTCAAGCGCGGCAACATGGACAAGGCTCAGGAGCTTCTGCGGCGCGTGGCCGTGGAGGACGGGCACTATATTCCCGAACACAAGCACATGTTCAACGAGTTCGGCGTGGGGCTGCGCAAAAACCAGCTGCTGGACCTCGCCCTTTTGCACATGCGCCGGGCATTGTCTCTGGCGCCGTACGACGAGCACATCTACCACAACATGGCCCGCCTCTATTACGAGAAAGGGGACAAGGCCATGGCTGTGAAGCATCTGGAAAAATCCCTGGAGCTCAATCCGGAGTTCAAGGAATCCATGCAGTTCCTGAAGTACCTCAACAAGCGCGCACCCAAGCGGAAGAAAAAGCTCCGCTTCAAGATCTGA
- a CDS encoding AMIN domain-containing protein: protein MNPKITYVLLGVIFVVMALIIVNQIVTKPELETEVVTPEPEVAAPEQEAPSQPPSVAQRQPVKEQPSTPVAPRAETTPQQTPPGEKPAVAPAPAANETRADTSGQTATAPPESPPASAEEPAEAERQAETAAEQTAEQTATAEANETADETVAAADQPSESERAEDAAQAASQSAAQTGPVTQEDLAHKNILRLVTVEQRGGSMILSLQADEPIGRYKYFTLADPSRLVVDLIGEWEQKSPGVKVPQNELFRRIRFGRHEDKLRVVADLATTEYTEPVVVQDPSTELVVSLRKK from the coding sequence ATGAATCCGAAGATAACCTATGTGCTGCTCGGGGTCATCTTCGTGGTCATGGCGCTTATTATCGTCAACCAGATCGTCACGAAACCCGAGCTTGAAACAGAGGTCGTGACTCCGGAACCGGAGGTCGCGGCTCCTGAACAGGAAGCGCCTTCCCAGCCTCCTTCCGTGGCCCAGCGTCAGCCCGTTAAGGAACAGCCATCCACCCCGGTCGCCCCCCGGGCGGAAACCACCCCACAGCAGACCCCTCCGGGCGAGAAACCGGCCGTTGCGCCGGCCCCTGCTGCGAACGAAACCAGGGCCGACACCAGCGGGCAAACAGCAACTGCCCCACCGGAATCCCCACCCGCTTCTGCGGAGGAGCCGGCAGAAGCCGAAAGGCAGGCGGAGACTGCGGCCGAGCAAACAGCCGAGCAGACCGCTACGGCCGAGGCGAACGAAACCGCCGACGAGACTGTCGCGGCAGCCGACCAGCCATCGGAATCCGAACGGGCAGAGGACGCCGCGCAGGCCGCGTCGCAATCGGCCGCCCAGACCGGGCCTGTCACCCAGGAGGATCTTGCGCACAAGAACATCCTGCGTCTGGTAACCGTGGAGCAACGCGGCGGATCCATGATCCTCAGCCTTCAGGCGGACGAGCCCATCGGGCGCTACAAGTACTTCACGCTTGCCGATCCTTCGCGTCTCGTGGTGGATCTTATCGGCGAGTGGGAGCAGAAGAGCCCCGGGGTGAAGGTCCCGCAGAACGAGTTGTTCCGTCGGATCCGATTCGGCAGGCACGAGGACAAGCTGCGCGTCGTGGCCGACCTCGCCACCACGGAGTACACTGAACCCGTGGTGGTTCAGGACCCGTCCACGGAATTGGTGGTCAGCCTTCGCAAGAAGTAG
- a CDS encoding branched-chain amino acid ABC transporter permease, producing MEYYLQLVINGLVVGSIYSLVALGFVIIYKATKVVNFAQGELVMVGAYICFALTVQFQLPFLAAFFLTLGFSVVFGLAIERVILRPMVGEPIISVIMITVGLSTVLKSLVQLFWGTQIRVYPSVLPQEPVFIAGLPVSPVYIAAFVLALVLFGIFSLFFKYSRYGVAMRATAYDQTAAASMGIGIKNIFALSWCIAAVVSSIGGVILGNINGINSQLGHLGLKVFPAVILGGLDSLLGAAVGGVVIGILENVLDGAAKEFLGLSGFKEVAAFIVLVIILMIRPYGLFGTHEIERV from the coding sequence ATGGAATATTATCTCCAACTGGTGATCAACGGGCTCGTGGTGGGCTCCATCTACTCGCTCGTGGCGCTGGGGTTCGTCATCATCTACAAGGCCACCAAGGTGGTGAACTTCGCCCAGGGCGAGCTCGTCATGGTGGGGGCGTACATCTGCTTCGCGCTCACGGTGCAGTTTCAGCTGCCGTTTCTGGCGGCCTTCTTCCTCACGCTGGGGTTCTCGGTGGTCTTCGGCCTGGCCATAGAGCGCGTCATCCTCCGGCCCATGGTGGGCGAGCCCATCATCAGCGTCATCATGATCACCGTGGGGCTTTCCACCGTGCTCAAATCCCTGGTGCAGCTGTTCTGGGGCACGCAGATACGCGTCTATCCGAGCGTGCTGCCGCAGGAGCCAGTGTTTATCGCAGGCCTTCCGGTCTCGCCGGTATACATCGCCGCCTTCGTGCTGGCGCTGGTGCTGTTCGGCATTTTCTCGCTGTTCTTCAAATACTCTCGCTACGGCGTGGCTATGCGCGCCACGGCGTACGATCAGACAGCGGCAGCCTCCATGGGCATCGGCATCAAAAACATCTTCGCCTTGTCCTGGTGCATCGCCGCGGTGGTCAGCTCCATAGGCGGGGTCATCCTGGGCAACATCAACGGCATCAATTCCCAGCTGGGCCATCTTGGGCTCAAGGTCTTTCCGGCTGTCATCCTGGGCGGGCTGGACAGCCTGCTCGGCGCGGCCGTGGGCGGAGTTGTCATCGGCATACTGGAAAACGTGCTGGACGGCGCGGCCAAAGAGTTCCTGGGGCTGAGCGGCTTCAAGGAGGTCGCGGCGTTCATCGTCCTGGTGATCATCCTGATGATCCGCCCCTACGGATTGTTCGGCACGCACGAGATCGAGCGGGTGTGA
- a CDS encoding PHP domain-containing protein, producing MHIDCHTHTTRYSACSTIDPDHLCSLALKRGLDAVVITEHHHQWTEDELASLSRGYPGLRVYAGMEVSVREGYDVVVIGTQLNALGQRHMPIENLVDAVADRRDEVFLFVAHPFRFSKRFDRRLTRVLDAVDGIEMNSVNIMRGHYVIRDGRYSSDDDALYERALQGRDLVRLYNSDAHSQDAVGAIMSRIEGHAPENEAALASMLKTQQPDEVQNSQLLETCLSRFLF from the coding sequence ATGCATATCGATTGCCATACCCACACGACCAGGTATTCGGCCTGCTCCACCATCGACCCGGACCACCTCTGCTCGCTGGCCTTGAAGCGCGGCCTGGACGCCGTGGTCATCACCGAGCACCATCACCAGTGGACCGAAGACGAGCTCGCATCCCTGTCCCGAGGTTACCCCGGGCTCCGGGTATATGCAGGCATGGAGGTCTCCGTACGCGAGGGATACGACGTGGTGGTCATCGGAACGCAGCTCAACGCACTGGGACAAAGGCACATGCCGATCGAAAACCTCGTGGACGCCGTGGCTGATCGCCGCGACGAGGTCTTTCTGTTCGTGGCCCATCCGTTCCGCTTCTCCAAACGTTTCGACAGGCGCCTCACGCGCGTGCTCGACGCCGTGGACGGCATAGAGATGAACTCCGTGAACATCATGCGAGGCCACTACGTCATCAGGGACGGCCGCTACTCATCGGATGACGACGCCCTCTACGAGCGAGCACTCCAGGGACGCGACCTTGTGCGGCTGTACAACTCGGACGCGCACAGCCAGGACGCCGTCGGTGCGATTATGAGCCGAATCGAAGGCCATGCGCCGGAGAACGAAGCGGCGCTGGCCAGCATGCTGAAGACGCAACAGCCGGACGAGGTGCAGAATTCCCAGTTGCTGGAGACCTGCCTGTCGCGTTTTCTTTTCTGA
- a CDS encoding branched-chain amino acid ABC transporter permease encodes MQTKCGVFFESYREEARLLVGGFQKSRFAAFFLLLLASPWFLNNYHVSVLIFINIAIIAAVSLNVLTGACGQISLGHGAFVGVGAYAAAYFGFQGVPFLPGLLLAGVAAAIVGAFFGIPSLRLKGIYLAISTLAAQLILEYVFLHWDAVTGGSNGMPVDSPSIAGFAFDTDRSMFYLTLFFAVLAVLVASNVMRTRFGRAFIAIRDHYLSAEIVGVDLFRFKLLAFAFSSFMAGVAGALWAHYTMYITPEPFAITLSISYLAMIIIGGLGSVQGAVFGAIFITILPEALGYLADGLSGVFPEVSSYLLAAKEGVFGLVLVLFLIFEPEGLNHRWKLFKSYWKLYPFAH; translated from the coding sequence ATGCAGACAAAATGCGGAGTCTTTTTCGAAAGTTATCGGGAAGAGGCGCGTCTGCTGGTGGGCGGCTTCCAGAAGTCGCGTTTCGCGGCGTTCTTCCTGCTGTTGCTCGCCTCGCCGTGGTTTCTGAACAACTACCACGTATCCGTGCTCATTTTCATCAACATCGCGATCATCGCGGCCGTATCGCTCAACGTGCTCACCGGCGCGTGCGGACAGATATCCCTGGGCCACGGCGCGTTCGTGGGCGTGGGCGCGTACGCCGCGGCGTACTTCGGATTCCAGGGCGTGCCGTTTCTGCCGGGGCTGTTGCTGGCCGGCGTGGCCGCGGCCATCGTGGGCGCGTTCTTCGGCATACCGTCGCTCCGGCTCAAAGGCATCTACCTGGCCATATCCACGCTCGCGGCGCAGCTCATTCTGGAATATGTCTTCCTGCATTGGGATGCGGTCACGGGTGGTTCCAACGGCATGCCGGTGGACTCGCCGTCCATCGCCGGCTTCGCCTTCGACACAGACCGCTCCATGTTCTACCTCACGCTGTTCTTCGCCGTGCTCGCCGTGCTCGTGGCCTCCAACGTGATGCGCACGCGCTTCGGTCGGGCGTTCATCGCCATACGCGACCACTACCTTTCGGCAGAGATCGTGGGGGTGGATCTGTTCCGCTTCAAGCTCCTGGCATTCGCCTTCTCGTCCTTCATGGCGGGCGTGGCCGGAGCGCTGTGGGCGCACTACACCATGTACATCACGCCGGAGCCGTTTGCGATCACGCTGTCCATCTCCTACCTGGCCATGATCATCATCGGCGGGCTGGGATCGGTGCAGGGCGCGGTGTTCGGCGCGATTTTCATAACCATTCTGCCGGAGGCGCTGGGGTACCTCGCCGACGGCCTTTCCGGGGTGTTCCCGGAGGTGAGCAGCTACCTGCTCGCGGCCAAGGAGGGCGTGTTCGGCCTTGTTCTCGTACTCTTCCTCATCTTCGAGCCAGAGGGCCTGAATCACCGCTGGAAGCTCTTCAAATCCTACTGGAAACTGTACCCCTTCGCGCACTGA
- a CDS encoding ABC transporter substrate-binding protein — protein sequence MFERTVKKSNVAALRAGFAAAVLAVAMLLGAGAAHAEKAVKIGVISDLSGATSAVGVPYAEGVMDAVKYLNEIGYIPGVTIEAMQVDYAYNVQQALSAYKKFKSQGMVALQGWGSGDTEALVSFVARDEIPVLSASYSAHLTDPKKAPYNFFISADYSTQLRAALKYIKEELAESDAPKLAFIYPDNPYGLAPMEAGREYARELGFEIVGEENVDLKAMDATSQLLALQKVQPEFVWVGGTTPSTAVIMKDAAKLGMKATFFTNIWGADENIFKLAPQASSGSISLQASVTYDADTEGARLIRERTGGAYQMTHFIRGFASMYVMAEAIRLAAEQGEITGPAIKDALESLRDFDPLGLTPPVSFYEDDHRPNMAVTLYRIEDGAFVDLGTQTLERKKEWLGK from the coding sequence ATGTTTGAAAGAACCGTGAAGAAATCGAACGTTGCTGCGTTGCGTGCCGGCTTCGCGGCCGCCGTTCTGGCAGTCGCCATGCTGCTGGGCGCCGGCGCGGCCCATGCCGAAAAGGCGGTCAAGATCGGCGTGATCTCCGACCTGTCCGGCGCCACCTCCGCCGTGGGCGTGCCCTACGCGGAAGGCGTCATGGACGCCGTAAAGTACCTCAACGAGATAGGCTACATCCCCGGCGTGACCATAGAGGCCATGCAGGTGGACTACGCCTACAACGTGCAGCAGGCGCTTTCGGCGTACAAGAAGTTCAAAAGCCAGGGCATGGTCGCCCTGCAGGGCTGGGGCTCCGGCGACACCGAAGCCCTGGTGAGCTTCGTGGCCCGTGACGAGATTCCCGTGCTGTCCGCCTCCTACTCCGCGCATCTCACCGATCCCAAGAAAGCGCCGTACAACTTCTTCATCTCCGCGGACTACTCCACGCAGCTGCGGGCAGCTCTCAAGTACATCAAGGAGGAGCTCGCAGAGTCCGACGCGCCGAAGCTCGCCTTCATCTACCCGGACAATCCGTACGGCCTGGCGCCCATGGAGGCGGGCAGGGAGTACGCCAGGGAACTGGGCTTCGAGATAGTGGGCGAGGAGAACGTGGACCTCAAGGCCATGGACGCCACCAGCCAGCTGCTCGCGCTCCAGAAGGTGCAGCCCGAATTCGTCTGGGTCGGCGGCACCACGCCGTCCACAGCCGTGATCATGAAAGACGCCGCCAAGCTGGGCATGAAGGCGACCTTCTTCACCAACATCTGGGGCGCGGACGAGAACATCTTCAAGCTCGCGCCGCAGGCCTCCAGCGGCAGCATCAGCCTGCAGGCCTCCGTGACCTACGACGCGGACACCGAGGGCGCCAGGCTCATACGCGAACGCACCGGCGGCGCGTACCAGATGACCCACTTCATCCGCGGATTCGCTTCCATGTACGTGATGGCCGAGGCCATCCGGCTGGCGGCGGAGCAGGGCGAGATCACCGGACCGGCGATCAAGGACGCGCTGGAGAGCCTGCGGGACTTCGATCCCCTGGGCCTCACCCCGCCCGTGAGCTTCTACGAGGACGACCACCGTCCCAACATGGCGGTCACCCTGTACCGCATTGAAGACGGCGCGTTCGTGGATCTGGGCACCCAGACCCTGGAGCGCAAGAAGGAATGGCTGGGCAAGTAA
- a CDS encoding AMP-binding protein, giving the protein MESYETTLPALLAENARNRGGRTAIREKEWGVWQKSTWREYAVAVAEFAAGLESLGLGRGDIVILIGDNRPEWLFAELAIQSLGGMALGLYQDAPGDEIGYIFELSEARLVVAEDQEQVDKMLDIRKSAPALEYVVYHDPKGLASYKADGLKPFEVVRELGRRDRDDEALLTELAERAQQLKPEDPCLVATTSGTTGRPKLAVLSHLNLLSMAHNLGLADPKYETDEFVSFLPLAWMGEQMMAVASSLHFGFAVNFPEEPDTVQNDIREIGPHLIFSPPRVWENMAASVRVKIMETTRLKRFLYDRLFPVGLKMADARFEGRDPSTWLRFAYFCARHMLFNPLKDRLGFSRIRSASTGGAALGPDTFRFFHALGVNLKQIYGQTEIAGISCIHRDGNIDFDSVGEPIPQTEIRISEDGEILSRSPAVFLGYYKNEDATKETIDKGWLHSGDAGYFDDAGRLVVIDRLKDVMSLQDGTQFSPQFLENKLKFSPYVKEAVVLGRDRGYVAAIVCIDADIVGRWAESRLITYTTYQDLAAKDLVYQLVQDEICSINETLPEATRIRRFALLFKELDADDGELTRTRKVRRQTVWDRYGGLVEGLYSRTDAVNLEVQIQYQDGSLREMRGNIRIVDVQE; this is encoded by the coding sequence ATGGAGAGCTACGAAACCACGCTGCCGGCGTTGCTTGCAGAAAACGCGCGCAATCGCGGCGGCCGCACCGCCATACGCGAGAAGGAATGGGGCGTCTGGCAGAAATCGACCTGGCGGGAATACGCCGTGGCCGTGGCGGAGTTCGCCGCCGGTCTGGAATCTCTGGGTCTGGGGCGGGGCGATATCGTCATCCTCATCGGCGACAACCGGCCGGAATGGCTCTTCGCCGAGTTGGCCATACAGTCGCTGGGCGGCATGGCTCTCGGTTTGTACCAGGACGCCCCGGGCGACGAGATCGGCTACATCTTCGAACTTTCGGAAGCCCGTCTCGTGGTGGCGGAGGACCAGGAGCAGGTGGACAAGATGCTCGACATCCGCAAGTCCGCCCCTGCCCTCGAATACGTAGTGTACCACGATCCCAAGGGCCTGGCCTCCTACAAGGCGGACGGGCTGAAACCGTTCGAGGTCGTTCGGGAACTGGGCCGCCGGGATCGGGATGACGAGGCGCTGCTCACGGAACTGGCCGAGCGAGCGCAACAGCTGAAGCCAGAGGATCCATGCCTGGTGGCCACCACCTCCGGCACCACGGGCAGGCCCAAGCTGGCCGTGCTCTCGCACCTGAACCTGCTTTCCATGGCGCACAATCTGGGGCTGGCCGACCCCAAATACGAGACCGACGAGTTCGTCTCGTTCCTGCCGTTGGCCTGGATGGGCGAGCAGATGATGGCCGTGGCCTCGTCTTTGCACTTCGGCTTCGCGGTGAACTTTCCGGAAGAGCCCGACACGGTGCAGAACGACATCCGGGAGATCGGTCCCCACCTTATCTTCTCGCCGCCGCGAGTGTGGGAGAACATGGCCGCCTCGGTCCGCGTGAAGATCATGGAGACCACGCGGCTCAAGCGTTTTCTGTACGACAGGCTGTTCCCCGTAGGGCTGAAGATGGCTGATGCGCGGTTCGAAGGCCGTGATCCTTCGACCTGGCTCAGGTTCGCCTATTTCTGCGCCCGGCACATGCTGTTCAATCCGCTCAAGGACCGGCTCGGCTTCTCGCGCATCCGCTCCGCCTCCACGGGCGGCGCCGCCCTGGGGCCGGATACGTTCCGCTTCTTCCACGCCCTGGGCGTGAACCTCAAACAGATCTACGGGCAGACAGAGATCGCAGGCATTTCCTGCATCCATCGCGACGGCAACATCGACTTCGACTCCGTGGGCGAGCCTATCCCCCAGACCGAGATACGCATCTCCGAGGACGGGGAGATACTATCGCGCAGCCCGGCTGTGTTCCTCGGCTACTACAAAAACGAAGACGCCACCAAGGAGACCATCGACAAGGGCTGGCTCCACTCCGGCGACGCCGGCTACTTCGACGACGCCGGCCGGCTCGTGGTCATCGACCGCCTCAAGGACGTCATGTCGCTCCAGGACGGCACACAGTTCTCCCCCCAGTTCCTGGAGAACAAGCTCAAGTTCTCGCCGTACGTGAAGGAGGCCGTGGTACTGGGCAGAGACCGCGGGTACGTGGCGGCCATCGTATGCATCGATGCGGACATCGTGGGCCGCTGGGCCGAATCCAGGCTCATCACCTACACCACGTACCAGGACCTTGCCGCAAAGGACCTAGTCTACCAGCTGGTGCAGGACGAGATATGCTCCATCAACGAGACGTTGCCCGAGGCGACGCGCATCAGGCGGTTTGCGCTGCTCTTCAAGGAACTGGACGCCGACGACGGTGAGCTGACCCGCACGCGCAAGGTGCGGCGGCAAACCGTGTGGGATCGCTACGGCGGCCTCGTCGAAGGGTTGTATTCCAGAACGGACGCCGTGAATCTCGAGGTCCAGATCCAGTACCAGGACGGCAGCCTCCGCGAGATGCGCGGGAACATCCGCATTGTGGACGTACAGGAATGA